A window of Parasynechococcus marenigrum WH 8102 contains these coding sequences:
- a CDS encoding AAA family ATPase, with product MTAGSSWCDQLDLLIRARTALIWIRSNEEARVEALLTQTATRLQHQLGCWDFIDGLQGVLNVEGLGSRQPMAVLQWLRDLDSSRPTLLLVKDFHRFCDDPGIARMLRNLQQALRSTAHTLVLCSGSWSPPTDLDETLTLLDLPLPDTDELRGLLNTISLSSGTPLEPTVLEELTQACSGLSEQRVRQVAARALARRGQLGPADLEEVLEEKRQSIARSEVLEFCVTDSGTEAIGGLEALKDWLQQRHRAFSNEARRFGLPMPRGVLLVGPQGTGKSLTAKAIARSWSMPLLRLDVGRLFAGLVGASEARTRETIQRAEAMAPCVLWIDEIDKGFGGDGRSDGGTSQRVLASVLTWMAEKQSPVFVVATANGVDQLPPELLRKGRFDEIFLLDLPSMEERRSILNLHLNRRRPGLQLPLDTVISRCEGFSGAELEQTVIEAMHLAFAEGRELKETDLIRAASQLIPLSRTAREQLEALQAWASSGRARPASIAGRKEA from the coding sequence ATGACCGCTGGCAGCAGCTGGTGTGATCAATTGGATCTGTTGATCCGAGCGCGGACAGCTCTGATCTGGATCCGCAGCAACGAGGAAGCGCGGGTGGAAGCGCTGTTGACGCAGACAGCAACCCGTTTGCAGCATCAACTGGGCTGCTGGGATTTCATCGACGGCCTTCAAGGCGTTCTGAACGTTGAGGGTTTGGGGAGTCGTCAGCCGATGGCTGTTCTGCAATGGCTGAGAGACCTGGACAGCAGCAGACCGACCCTTTTGCTGGTCAAGGACTTCCATCGCTTCTGCGATGACCCCGGCATCGCCCGGATGCTGCGCAACCTCCAGCAAGCACTGCGCAGCACAGCCCATACGTTGGTGCTCTGCAGCGGCAGCTGGTCGCCGCCAACGGATCTGGACGAGACCCTCACCCTTCTCGATCTGCCACTACCGGACACCGATGAGCTCCGCGGCCTGCTGAACACCATCAGCCTCAGCAGTGGCACCCCATTGGAGCCCACAGTTCTCGAGGAGCTCACCCAAGCCTGCAGCGGCCTTAGTGAACAGCGGGTCCGCCAGGTCGCGGCCCGAGCCCTGGCTCGTCGCGGCCAGCTTGGTCCTGCAGACCTGGAGGAGGTTCTCGAGGAGAAACGTCAGAGCATTGCCCGCAGTGAGGTGCTGGAGTTCTGCGTCACGGACTCCGGCACCGAGGCGATTGGTGGCCTGGAGGCTCTCAAGGACTGGTTGCAGCAGCGTCATCGTGCTTTTTCCAACGAGGCACGTCGCTTCGGACTGCCGATGCCACGGGGCGTGCTGCTGGTGGGGCCCCAGGGAACCGGCAAATCCCTTACGGCGAAAGCCATCGCCCGCAGCTGGTCGATGCCCCTGCTTCGCCTTGATGTGGGGCGTCTGTTTGCCGGACTCGTCGGTGCCAGTGAGGCCCGCACCCGCGAAACGATCCAGCGGGCGGAAGCTATGGCGCCATGTGTGCTCTGGATTGATGAGATCGACAAGGGCTTCGGCGGTGATGGCCGCAGTGACGGGGGTACGAGTCAGCGGGTGCTGGCCAGCGTGCTCACCTGGATGGCCGAAAAGCAGTCTCCGGTGTTCGTTGTCGCCACGGCCAACGGTGTCGACCAGCTGCCACCCGAACTGCTGCGGAAGGGGCGCTTCGACGAGATTTTCCTGCTGGACCTCCCCTCGATGGAGGAGCGACGCAGCATTCTCAACCTGCATCTCAATCGACGCCGCCCAGGTCTGCAGCTGCCGCTGGATACGGTGATCAGCCGGTGTGAAGGGTTCTCCGGCGCCGAGCTGGAGCAGACCGTGATCGAAGCAATGCATCTGGCGTTCGCAGAAGGCCGTGAGCTGAAGGAAACCGACCTGATCCGCGCTGCCTCACAACTGATCCCCCTGTCCAGAACGGCGCGAGAACAACTGGAGGCCCTCCAGGCTTGGGCCTCCAGCGGCCGCGCCCGCCCTGCCTCCATTGCGGGACGTAAAGAAGCCTGA
- a CDS encoding YceD family protein has protein sequence MIEGLEPVPLQELRVLGAPSYWTVEGHLDQLTSLTPVRGQLKAEHRGNVLIVDGELSTIVNLCCDHCLGQYNHQLRCSSSELIWLGQSPPTEEELQNSEDIAAMEGLAECLDPRGDFDPQQWVFEQLNLQLPVVNHCGEHCPGPPIRPEAAVQASAEPLDPRWAALRGLQQP, from the coding sequence ATGATTGAAGGCCTGGAGCCTGTTCCCCTTCAGGAACTCCGGGTGCTAGGTGCTCCCAGCTACTGGACCGTCGAAGGTCATCTGGATCAACTGACGTCGTTGACCCCAGTGCGCGGCCAACTCAAGGCTGAACATCGCGGCAACGTTCTGATCGTGGACGGAGAGCTGTCCACGATTGTGAACCTGTGCTGTGACCACTGTCTCGGCCAGTACAACCATCAGCTCCGTTGCAGCAGCTCGGAATTGATCTGGCTGGGTCAGTCACCACCGACGGAGGAAGAACTTCAAAACTCCGAGGACATCGCCGCGATGGAGGGACTGGCCGAATGCCTCGACCCCAGGGGCGATTTCGATCCCCAGCAATGGGTGTTCGAACAGCTGAACCTGCAGCTGCCGGTGGTGAATCACTGCGGCGAACACTGTCCAGGCCCGCCGATCCGCCCTGAAGCGGCTGTTCAAGCATCAGCTGAGCCGCTCGATCCCCGCTGGGCTGCGCTGCGGGGCCTGCAACAGCCATGA
- the yidC gene encoding membrane protein insertase YidC yields the protein MIGYISDNLLIPILDFFYGLVPSYGLAIVALTIVIRVALYPLSAGSIRSARRMRIAQPVIQKRQAEIKSRYANNLQKQQEELGKVMKEFGSPLAGCLPLLVQMPILFALFATLRGSPFADVPYTINLKVLPADQIAAVEPKPFNSASHSIFIAETDHVPVIASLPRGTKLGVGDSATVNLHTKDGRGFDDVLTAVDNPSRFAPTWSITKGDDVVNVSDDGTITALTAGDATVEAKIPGLAARSGFLFIKALGQVGFYADGDINWDIAILVGGFGLTLFLSQLLSGMGMPANPQQATANKITPVMITGMFLFFPLPAGVLLYMVIANIFQALQTFLLTREALPENLQKILDQQMTQQTVPVTATSAGGGDARLPFEPKGGK from the coding sequence GTGATCGGGTACATCTCCGACAACCTGCTGATCCCGATCCTGGATTTCTTCTACGGATTGGTTCCCAGTTACGGCCTGGCGATCGTGGCCCTCACGATCGTCATCCGCGTCGCCCTCTATCCCCTCAGCGCCGGATCGATCCGCAGCGCTCGGCGCATGCGCATTGCCCAGCCTGTAATCCAGAAGCGCCAGGCTGAAATCAAAAGCCGCTACGCCAACAACCTGCAGAAGCAGCAGGAGGAACTGGGCAAGGTGATGAAGGAGTTCGGTAGTCCTCTGGCGGGATGTCTGCCGTTGTTGGTTCAGATGCCGATCCTCTTTGCCCTGTTTGCCACCCTGCGGGGATCACCGTTTGCGGATGTTCCCTACACGATCAATCTGAAGGTTCTGCCTGCTGATCAAATCGCTGCTGTGGAGCCCAAGCCTTTCAACAGCGCCAGCCATTCCATCTTCATTGCTGAAACCGATCACGTTCCCGTGATCGCCAGCCTCCCCCGCGGCACAAAGCTCGGTGTTGGAGACAGCGCCACGGTCAACCTCCACACCAAAGACGGCAGGGGTTTCGATGACGTGCTCACCGCTGTGGACAACCCTTCAAGATTTGCCCCCACCTGGTCGATCACCAAGGGGGATGACGTGGTGAATGTCAGCGATGACGGCACCATCACCGCCCTTACCGCCGGTGACGCCACTGTGGAAGCCAAAATTCCTGGGTTAGCGGCCCGCAGCGGTTTCCTGTTCATCAAGGCCCTTGGTCAGGTTGGCTTCTACGCCGACGGAGACATCAACTGGGATATCGCCATTCTTGTTGGTGGTTTCGGACTCACTCTGTTCCTATCCCAGCTGTTGTCGGGGATGGGCATGCCGGCCAACCCACAGCAGGCCACTGCCAACAAGATCACCCCTGTGATGATCACGGGAATGTTCCTGTTCTTCCCTCTTCCCGCCGGCGTTCTGCTTTACATGGTGATCGCCAACATCTTCCAGGCGTTGCAGACCTTCCTGCTCACCCGTGAAGCGCTACCGGAGAACCTCCAGAAAATCCTTGACCAACAGATGACCCAGCAGACGGTGCCCGTCACAGCGACGTCGGCTGGCGGTGGCGATGCCCGCCTTCCCTTTGAACCCAAAGGCGGCAAATGA
- the sppA gene encoding signal peptide peptidase SppA → MIWPWRRKSRRRMARIVVDGPITGSTRQRVLKAIRDVEEREFPALLLRIDSPGGTVGDSQEIHAALLRLREKGCRVVASFGNISASGGVYIGVAAESIVANPGTITGSIGVILRGNDLSKVFERIGIRFDTVKSGVYKDILSPDRPLSPEERALLQELIDSSYGQFVRVVAEGRSLTEETVRGFADGRVFSGEQAKTLGLVDELGDEDHARRLAARLADLDETTTRPVTLGKPRKKLMNLLPGSQLIALLQQRLSLELMGSGQVLWLYRP, encoded by the coding sequence ATGATCTGGCCCTGGCGCCGTAAATCCCGCCGCCGCATGGCGCGGATCGTGGTGGATGGACCGATCACCGGCAGCACCCGTCAGCGGGTGCTCAAGGCAATCCGTGACGTGGAGGAGCGTGAATTCCCTGCCCTGCTTCTGCGCATCGACAGCCCCGGCGGAACGGTTGGCGACAGCCAGGAGATCCATGCAGCACTGCTGCGTCTGCGGGAAAAAGGGTGCCGAGTGGTGGCCAGTTTTGGGAATATCTCGGCCTCCGGTGGCGTCTACATCGGCGTGGCGGCCGAATCGATCGTGGCCAACCCCGGCACGATCACCGGATCGATCGGAGTCATCCTCCGCGGCAATGACCTTTCCAAGGTTTTCGAACGGATCGGCATCCGTTTCGACACCGTCAAAAGCGGCGTTTACAAGGACATTCTTTCTCCGGACCGCCCCCTCAGCCCTGAGGAGCGCGCGCTGCTGCAGGAGCTGATCGACAGCAGCTATGGCCAGTTTGTTCGCGTTGTGGCGGAAGGGCGATCGCTGACGGAAGAGACGGTCCGCGGATTTGCCGATGGCCGCGTCTTCAGCGGTGAACAGGCGAAAACATTGGGTTTGGTCGATGAACTTGGCGATGAAGACCATGCCCGGCGCCTCGCCGCCCGTCTGGCGGACCTGGACGAGACGACCACACGTCCGGTCACCTTGGGGAAGCCCCGTAAAAAGTTGATGAATCTGCTGCCGGGTTCTCAGCTGATCGCTCTGCTGCAGCAGCGCCTCAGCCTCGAGCTCATGGGCAGTGGTCAGGTGCTTTGGCTGTACCGGCCATGA
- a CDS encoding glycosyltransferase produces MTSRPLDLILVSTPIGGLGSGRGGGVELTLSSLLKGLVDRDHRVRLIAAEGSQLPEGCEAVELLTAQGLDQPSWQHLDGESPVLIPRAGLLPRFLDIALNVGAEADAVINFGYDWLPLWITPHVSQRLFHLISMGAVADVMRDQIEALASWDQQRLAFHTARQAADFRLPQPPRVVGNGFDLSRYQFRQEAGGPLGWAGRVAPEKGLEDAAAAAAALGEQLLVWGLREDPAYAEAVEAMVPTGTLQWRGFLPNAELQEELGRCRALINTPKWNEAYGNVVVEALACGVPVVAYDRGGPGELVQSGQTGFLVEPDNVSALSDALKRVPELDRADCRTWVEANATQEVFARRVEDWVLAGLSSLP; encoded by the coding sequence ATGACTTCTCGCCCTCTTGATCTGATCCTTGTCAGCACTCCGATCGGTGGGTTGGGGAGTGGCCGGGGCGGTGGTGTCGAACTGACCCTGAGCTCACTGCTCAAGGGGCTGGTCGATCGAGACCACCGGGTTCGCCTGATCGCTGCGGAGGGCTCGCAGCTGCCGGAGGGCTGCGAAGCCGTGGAGCTGCTGACCGCTCAGGGTCTGGATCAACCCAGCTGGCAGCACCTCGATGGGGAATCCCCGGTGTTGATCCCCCGCGCTGGCCTGTTGCCACGCTTCCTCGACATCGCTCTGAATGTCGGAGCAGAAGCCGATGCCGTGATCAACTTCGGCTACGACTGGCTTCCGCTGTGGATCACGCCCCACGTCTCTCAGCGGCTTTTTCACTTGATCTCGATGGGCGCCGTGGCCGATGTGATGCGGGATCAGATCGAGGCGCTGGCGTCTTGGGATCAGCAGCGACTGGCTTTTCACACGGCTCGTCAGGCGGCGGACTTCCGGCTACCTCAGCCGCCACGGGTTGTGGGCAATGGCTTTGACTTATCCCGGTATCAATTCCGCCAAGAGGCTGGAGGTCCGTTGGGCTGGGCCGGTCGCGTGGCACCGGAGAAAGGGCTGGAGGATGCCGCTGCGGCAGCGGCGGCCCTGGGGGAGCAGTTGCTGGTGTGGGGGTTGCGGGAGGACCCCGCCTACGCAGAGGCGGTGGAGGCGATGGTGCCGACTGGAACCCTTCAATGGCGTGGATTCCTGCCCAACGCTGAATTGCAGGAGGAGCTGGGGCGCTGCCGGGCCCTGATCAACACGCCCAAGTGGAATGAGGCCTACGGCAATGTGGTGGTGGAAGCTCTGGCCTGTGGCGTGCCCGTGGTGGCCTACGACCGCGGCGGTCCAGGTGAACTGGTGCAGTCGGGGCAGACGGGTTTCCTCGTGGAGCCTGACAACGTCTCAGCACTGTCGGATGCTCTGAAACGCGTTCCAGAGCTCGATCGTGCCGACTGTCGCACCTGGGTTGAGGCGAATGCCACGCAGGAGGTCTTCGCCCGTCGCGTCGAAGACTGGGTTCTGGCGGGACTTTCATCCTTGCCCTGA
- the serS gene encoding serine--tRNA ligase, whose amino-acid sequence MLDQRLVRENPDAIATELGRRGKAVDLTRLQVIAQQQRKLEEERSGLQAEGNRIGKEVGQKIKGGADPKGEEVAELRQQGNAIKQKVAVLEEEEKHLFTQLKEQLLTYPNLPSPDCPEGKDETDNVELRRWGSPRQEEGLEEHWQIAERLHLFDTERSVRIAQSRFVTLMGQGARLERALINFMLDLHTSKGYREVMPPVLVNSASLTGSGQLPKFADDCFRCSEDDLWLTPTAEVPVTSLHRDEIIPADQLPLRYAAYSPCFRREAGSYGRDTRGLIRLHQFNKVELYWFAHPDHSAEAHAQITADAEAVLQALELPYRVLDLCTADIGFSAQRTYDLEVWLPGAEAYREISSCSVCGDFQARRSAIRTKEGKSTKLVHTLNGSGLAVGRTMAAVLETGQQSDGSVLLPKALVPYVGDERLQPE is encoded by the coding sequence GTGCTCGACCAGCGCCTGGTGCGTGAGAATCCCGATGCCATTGCCACCGAACTGGGGCGTCGGGGCAAAGCCGTTGATCTCACCCGGCTTCAGGTGATCGCACAGCAGCAGCGCAAGCTGGAGGAAGAGCGCAGTGGACTCCAGGCCGAAGGCAACCGCATCGGCAAGGAGGTTGGCCAGAAGATCAAAGGGGGTGCCGACCCCAAAGGTGAAGAGGTCGCTGAACTCAGGCAGCAGGGCAATGCCATCAAGCAGAAGGTGGCTGTGTTGGAAGAAGAGGAGAAGCACCTCTTCACGCAGCTGAAGGAACAACTCCTCACCTATCCCAACCTGCCTTCACCGGACTGTCCTGAGGGAAAGGACGAAACCGACAACGTTGAGCTGCGCCGCTGGGGCAGCCCAAGACAGGAGGAAGGGCTGGAGGAGCACTGGCAGATCGCCGAACGACTCCACCTATTTGACACCGAGCGATCCGTCCGCATCGCCCAGAGCCGTTTTGTCACCTTGATGGGACAGGGCGCCCGATTGGAACGGGCACTGATCAATTTCATGCTGGACCTGCACACCAGCAAGGGCTACCGGGAAGTGATGCCTCCGGTGCTGGTGAACAGCGCCAGCCTCACGGGATCGGGGCAGCTGCCCAAATTCGCCGATGACTGTTTCCGTTGCTCGGAGGACGACCTCTGGCTGACCCCCACCGCCGAGGTGCCGGTGACCTCACTGCATCGCGACGAGATCATCCCCGCCGATCAGCTGCCGCTCCGCTATGCGGCCTACAGCCCCTGTTTCCGCCGGGAAGCCGGCAGTTACGGACGGGATACCCGAGGCCTGATCCGTCTGCACCAGTTCAACAAGGTGGAGCTCTACTGGTTCGCCCACCCGGACCACTCCGCAGAAGCCCACGCTCAGATCACCGCCGATGCCGAAGCCGTTCTTCAGGCACTGGAACTTCCCTACAGGGTTCTTGATCTCTGCACGGCAGATATCGGCTTCTCAGCGCAACGCACCTACGACCTCGAGGTCTGGTTGCCGGGCGCAGAGGCTTACCGGGAGATCTCCAGCTGCAGTGTCTGCGGAGATTTCCAGGCCCGGCGTTCTGCCATTCGCACCAAGGAAGGTAAATCCACCAAACTCGTGCACACTCTCAACGGCAGTGGTCTAGCTGTCGGCCGCACGATGGCGGCTGTGCTGGAAACCGGCCAGCAATCCGATGGCAGCGTTCTGCTGCCGAAAGCTCTGGTGCCCTACGTCGGCGATGAACGACTCCAGCCAGAATGA
- the aroH gene encoding chorismate mutase, producing MSEAPLRLVGLRGATTCSANTTTDIRQAVRELIDVLVSRNGISPEQIVSVTFSVTADLDACFPAAEARQRTGWDSVALLDCQQMAVQGDLCRCIRVLAYVWLPPEQSPQHPYLGEASRLRPDRSGHN from the coding sequence ATGAGTGAAGCTCCGCTTCGCCTGGTGGGCCTGCGAGGCGCCACCACCTGTTCGGCCAACACCACGACGGACATCCGCCAGGCAGTCCGTGAGTTGATCGATGTCCTGGTCAGCCGCAACGGGATCAGTCCTGAGCAGATTGTGTCGGTGACGTTCTCCGTCACAGCGGATCTCGATGCCTGTTTTCCCGCTGCTGAAGCACGCCAGCGCACCGGCTGGGACAGCGTTGCTCTACTGGATTGCCAGCAAATGGCCGTTCAGGGCGACCTGTGCCGTTGCATCCGCGTGCTGGCCTATGTGTGGCTGCCGCCTGAGCAGTCGCCCCAGCACCCCTATCTGGGTGAAGCCAGTCGACTTCGACCAGACAGATCTGGTCACAACTGA
- a CDS encoding DMT family transporter: protein MAPLRLWLLMVLPFALWGTAMTAMAPLIVSGGPWFVAAFRLLPAGFVLMAWAAISGRRWSLDGRDLPWFLLFTLVDACLFQGLLACGLAETGAGLGSVLIDSQPLLVALLARVLFAESINPIGWLGLALGLAGIVCLGVPADLLGHWWLLLDPPQLLQLLQPGEGWMLLAALAMAVGTVLIRYAARHSDPVAVTAWHMLLGGCPLLLAAEWQNGWTLPPWSVADWGRMGFATFLGSALAYGLFFWFANRRDLTTFSSLGFLTPVFALATGGWLLGERLDPLQWVGALMVLVSVVCVSQRRRLWEPQPVG from the coding sequence ATGGCACCGCTCCGTCTCTGGTTGCTGATGGTGCTTCCCTTCGCGCTATGGGGAACAGCCATGACGGCGATGGCGCCGTTGATTGTCAGTGGTGGTCCCTGGTTTGTTGCGGCCTTCCGTTTGCTGCCTGCTGGTTTTGTGCTGATGGCCTGGGCCGCGATCAGTGGCCGTCGCTGGTCTCTGGATGGTCGTGACCTTCCCTGGTTCCTTCTGTTCACCCTTGTGGATGCCTGTCTGTTCCAGGGGTTGTTGGCCTGTGGGTTGGCGGAAACCGGCGCAGGGCTCGGTTCGGTACTGATTGATTCCCAGCCCCTGCTGGTGGCGCTCCTGGCCAGGGTGTTGTTCGCTGAATCGATCAACCCCATCGGCTGGCTTGGACTGGCCCTTGGCCTGGCGGGCATCGTCTGCCTCGGAGTACCAGCAGATCTGCTGGGTCATTGGTGGTTGTTGCTGGATCCACCCCAACTGCTGCAGTTGCTTCAGCCGGGAGAGGGGTGGATGCTGCTGGCGGCTCTGGCGATGGCGGTGGGCACCGTGCTGATTCGTTATGCAGCTCGTCACAGCGATCCGGTGGCCGTGACCGCCTGGCACATGCTGCTCGGAGGCTGCCCCCTTTTGTTGGCAGCCGAATGGCAGAACGGCTGGACCCTTCCCCCCTGGTCCGTGGCGGACTGGGGGCGCATGGGCTTCGCCACCTTTTTGGGCAGTGCCCTGGCCTACGGCCTGTTCTTCTGGTTCGCCAACCGTCGTGACCTCACAACCTTCAGCAGCCTGGGTTTTCTGACGCCCGTCTTCGCTCTGGCAACAGGTGGCTGGTTGCTCGGTGAACGGCTGGATCCGCTTCAGTGGGTTGGTGCGCTGATGGTGTTGGTATCAGTGGTGTGTGTGAGCCAGCGCCGACGCCTGTGGGAGCCTCAGCCGGTGGGATGA
- a CDS encoding PH domain-containing protein: MTSIQEDVHYDGGPAKGDLIFNLLLGVTLIGLPFTIGAIVRAVWLRFRITSRRISVTGGWMGKEKTQVVYSQIKEVRSVSRGFGAWGDMVLVLNDGARLEMRSVPSFRETEAYILERMAARSSAPADKPVEGFAA, translated from the coding sequence ATGACCAGCATCCAAGAGGACGTTCATTACGACGGTGGCCCGGCCAAGGGTGATCTGATCTTCAACCTCCTGCTGGGTGTCACCCTGATCGGATTGCCGTTCACGATCGGAGCCATTGTCCGGGCCGTCTGGCTGCGTTTCCGCATCACCAGCCGACGGATCTCTGTCACCGGCGGTTGGATGGGCAAGGAGAAGACCCAGGTCGTCTACTCCCAGATCAAAGAGGTTCGCAGCGTGTCTCGAGGCTTTGGCGCCTGGGGCGACATGGTGCTGGTGCTGAATGACGGCGCCCGCCTTGAAATGCGCTCTGTGCCGAGCTTCCGCGAGACAGAGGCTTACATCCTCGAACGCATGGCCGCCCGCTCATCCGCACCTGCCGACAAGCCGGTCGAAGGATTCGCCGCCTGA
- the rseP gene encoding RIP metalloprotease RseP — protein MNVFAALAVLALLIVVHEAGHFLAATLQGIRVSGFSIGFGPALIKRQRRGVTYAIRALPLGGFVAFPDDDEDSTIPADDPDLLRNRPIPQRALVIAAGVLANLLLALVVMFGQAALVGLPAEPDPGVLVVAVQPGGAADRAGLTPGDRVLRLEGDLLSAGQEGVRSMVETIKSSPDQTLKLQRERDQRLEVINMTPLNQQGQGRIGAQLQMNLSGEARTAANPGELISYTLGEFQNLLQQTVAGYGGLITNFRATASQVSGPVKIVEMGAQLSEQGGSGLVLFMALISINLAVLNALPLPLLDGGQMLLLVIEAIRGRPVPERLQLAVAQSGFLLIVGLTLVLIVRDTSQLSVVQQLIGGR, from the coding sequence ATGAATGTGTTTGCGGCTCTGGCCGTTCTGGCGCTGCTGATCGTGGTTCACGAGGCTGGTCATTTCCTTGCCGCCACCCTGCAGGGGATCCGGGTCAGCGGCTTTTCGATCGGTTTCGGCCCGGCACTGATCAAACGCCAGCGGCGCGGTGTCACCTACGCGATTCGGGCCCTGCCCCTGGGGGGATTCGTCGCCTTTCCGGATGATGATGAGGACAGCACGATCCCGGCCGATGACCCGGACCTGCTGCGCAACCGCCCCATCCCGCAGCGAGCCCTCGTGATTGCCGCGGGAGTACTGGCCAACCTGCTGCTGGCTCTCGTGGTCATGTTTGGACAGGCTGCCCTGGTGGGGTTGCCTGCGGAACCTGATCCGGGGGTGCTGGTGGTGGCGGTTCAACCGGGAGGAGCCGCTGATCGGGCTGGGCTGACCCCGGGTGATCGTGTCCTCAGATTGGAGGGAGACCTTCTTTCGGCAGGCCAGGAGGGCGTCAGATCCATGGTGGAGACGATCAAAAGCTCCCCCGATCAGACGCTCAAGCTCCAGCGCGAGCGGGATCAGCGTTTGGAGGTGATCAACATGACGCCGCTCAACCAACAAGGGCAGGGACGCATCGGCGCCCAGCTTCAAATGAACCTGAGCGGGGAAGCCAGAACAGCAGCCAACCCAGGAGAGTTGATCAGCTACACCCTCGGGGAATTTCAGAACCTGCTGCAGCAGACGGTGGCGGGTTACGGCGGCCTGATCACCAACTTCCGGGCCACCGCGAGTCAGGTGAGTGGTCCGGTGAAGATTGTGGAAATGGGGGCCCAGCTCAGTGAGCAGGGAGGTTCAGGCCTAGTGCTGTTCATGGCGCTGATCTCGATCAATCTGGCGGTGCTCAATGCCCTGCCTCTGCCGCTGCTGGACGGCGGACAGATGCTGCTCCTGGTGATTGAGGCCATCCGGGGTCGCCCGGTGCCCGAGCGTCTGCAGCTGGCGGTGGCTCAATCGGGTTTCCTGTTGATCGTTGGATTGACCTTGGTTCTGATCGTGCGGGACACCAGCCAGTTGTCCGTGGTTCAGCAGCTGATAGGGGGGCGCTGA
- the rpmH gene encoding 50S ribosomal protein L34 produces the protein MTKRTLGGTSRKRKRVSGFRVRMRSHTGRRVIRTRRKRGRSRLAV, from the coding sequence ATGACGAAGCGCACTCTGGGTGGAACCAGCCGCAAGCGGAAGCGGGTCTCCGGTTTCCGGGTCCGCATGCGCTCCCACACCGGCCGTCGCGTGATCCGCACCCGTCGCAAGCGGGGCCGGTCCCGTCTGGCCGTCTGA
- a CDS encoding DUF2808 domain-containing protein yields the protein MKPSIFRQALCVSAAAVLTTVSHSLTTPTAHAQGGTPGLMEFRWDSDRNYRKLYYFQTSSIENDRSEWYLHLRAKDRKTSIMKLTVTVPDYFDAKLRPERMTLCRTSSGSMTKRTRCLEEVPATIEVNKTQTAIEVYPDTPVPVEGDYSLRIKLFNPQGKRMYQLNALIQAPGDVPMSGYVGSWLIDMD from the coding sequence ATGAAACCGTCCATTTTTCGGCAGGCCTTGTGCGTCAGCGCAGCCGCGGTTTTAACCACCGTCAGCCATTCCCTGACCACTCCCACCGCCCATGCGCAGGGGGGCACCCCCGGCCTGATGGAATTCCGCTGGGACAGCGATCGGAACTACAGAAAGCTCTATTACTTCCAGACGTCGTCGATCGAGAACGATCGCTCCGAGTGGTACCTGCATCTCAGGGCCAAGGACCGCAAGACGTCGATCATGAAGTTGACCGTGACGGTGCCGGACTACTTCGATGCCAAGTTGCGTCCTGAGCGGATGACCCTCTGCCGCACGTCCTCCGGCAGCATGACGAAACGCACCCGGTGCCTGGAGGAAGTCCCTGCCACGATCGAGGTCAACAAGACTCAGACCGCGATCGAGGTTTATCCGGACACCCCCGTCCCCGTGGAAGGCGACTACTCGCTGCGCATCAAGCTGTTCAACCCTCAGGGAAAGCGGATGTACCAGCTCAACGCTCTGATCCAGGCCCCTGGCGATGTGCCCATGTCCGGCTATGTCGGCAGCTGGCTCATCGATATGGACTGA
- a CDS encoding ribonuclease P protein component: MALPASMRLRGHRCFNRLHRIGRRHHGDWMVLRVMPEEPRLLRPELRRHPTRCCRCALVISSKVSKRAVRRNRLRRLLHQHLRQQLEHRGDLAGRWVLISLRPEASEAEPSQLLEECDSLLSSAGLGQ, translated from the coding sequence ATGGCACTCCCCGCCTCCATGCGACTTCGGGGGCACCGTTGCTTCAACAGGCTTCATCGCATCGGTCGCCGTCATCACGGCGACTGGATGGTGCTGCGCGTGATGCCAGAGGAGCCACGCTTGCTGCGACCGGAACTGCGCCGACATCCAACCCGCTGCTGCCGCTGCGCCCTGGTGATCAGCAGCAAGGTGAGCAAACGGGCAGTACGCCGGAACCGCCTGCGTCGCCTGTTGCATCAACACCTGCGTCAGCAGCTCGAACACCGCGGGGATCTCGCGGGTCGATGGGTGCTGATCAGCCTCCGCCCTGAAGCGTCCGAGGCGGAACCATCACAGTTGCTCGAAGAATGCGACAGTCTTCTCAGTTCTGCAGGCCTGGGCCAATGA
- the rpsN gene encoding 30S ribosomal protein S14: protein MAKKSMIARDVKRKKMAERYAAKRAALMAAFNAADDPMDRLEIHRKIQALPRNSAPSRIRNRCWATGKPRGYYRDFGLCRNQLRERAHKGELPGVVKSSW, encoded by the coding sequence ATGGCTAAGAAGTCGATGATCGCCCGCGACGTCAAGCGCAAGAAGATGGCCGAGCGATATGCGGCCAAGCGTGCAGCGCTGATGGCGGCGTTCAATGCAGCGGACGATCCCATGGATCGTCTGGAGATTCATCGCAAGATTCAGGCGCTGCCCCGCAACAGCGCCCCTAGCCGCATCCGCAATCGTTGCTGGGCAACCGGCAAACCCCGTGGCTACTACCGCGACTTCGGCCTCTGCCGTAACCAGCTGCGCGAGAGGGCCCACAAAGGCGAACTTCCTGGCGTTGTGAAGTCCAGCTGGTGA